One part of the Glycine soja cultivar W05 chromosome 11, ASM419377v2, whole genome shotgun sequence genome encodes these proteins:
- the LOC114374876 gene encoding MAPK kinase substrate protein At1g80180-like, which produces MAGLQRSAVSFRRQGSSGFVWDDRFLSEELNKVKEDQNNNNDGGPEIKELHQVQTTPPPERTRSNGGARGYRTGKVSPAIEPPSPRLSACGFCAAFGKAGDNKPQRTTPAKHRPR; this is translated from the coding sequence ATGGCTGGTCTTCAAAGATCTGCAGTGTCCTTCAGGAGGCAGGGTTCATCAGGCTTCGTTTGGGACGATAGGTTCTTATCAGAGGAATTGAACAAAGTCAAAGAAGATCAGAACAACAACAACGATGGCGGCCCCGAGATTAAAGAGCTTCATCAAGTTCAAACAACGCCGCCACCGGAGAGAACCCGCTCCAACGGCGGAGCACGGGGTTACCGCACCGGAAAAGTTTCGCCGGCAATTGAGCCACCGTCTCCCAGGCTCTCTGCATGCGGCTTCTGCGCCGCCTTTGGGAAAGCAGGGGACAACAAGCCCCAACGGACTACACCCGCCAAACATCGACCAAGGTAG
- the LOC114374205 gene encoding uncharacterized protein At2g34160-like, translating to MEGITEGVNNININISDSYKKNRIQVSNTKKPLFFYVNLAKRYMQQHDEVELSALGMAIATVVTVAEILKNNGLAVEKKITTSTVDIKDDSRGRPVQKAKIEIVLGKTENFDELMAAAAAEDGENRDVEEQSA from the exons ATGGAAGGCATAACAGAGGGTGTGAACAACATCAACATTAACATCTCCGATTCGTATAAGAAGAATCGCATTCAGGTCTCTAACACCAAGAAGCCCCTCTTCTTCTACGTTAATCTCGCCAAG AGATATATGCAACAGCATGATGAGGTCGAGCTCTCAGCTCTAGGAATGG CTATTGCCACAGTAGTAACTGTTgctgaaattttgaaaaacaacggACTTGCTGTTGAAAAGA AAATCACGACATCAACTGTTGACATAAAGGATGACTCTAGAGGTCGACCTGTTCAAAAGGCCAAG ATTGAAATAGTACTCGGGAAGACAGAAAACTTCGATGAGTTGATGGCTGCTGCGGCTGCTGAAGATGGTGAAAATAGAGATGTTGAAGAGCAGAGTGCATGA
- the LOC114373416 gene encoding nodulin-23-like, with protein TVAGVGIDDKSINPAEDVDIGLFSEAEAYENPKFQRFVTRCTWHVAETYVEHEHEAVESKTPQVFQPSVNGFPINLPPPIKPPNIGATSQVSPPESPNPFLIHIIKFLTVLRTCAHVTAHTCLTAPNLAASLLAACLIPSLNQCVNPTAGTPPIIGPSIVPLNDLRHKG; from the exons ACAGTTGCAGGTGTTGGAATTGATGATAAATCCATTAATCCTGCAGAAGACGTTGATATTGGTCTCTTTAGCGAAGCTGaggcttatgagaaccctaAATTCCAAAGGTTTGTGACACGTTGCACTTGGCATGTTGCTGAAACA TACGTAGAGCATGAACATGAAGCAGTTGAATCCAAAACACCCCAAGTGTTTCAGCCATCCGTAAATGGTTTTCCAATAAACTTACCACCACCCATAAAGCCACCAAACATAGGTGCTACTTCTCAAGTATCCCCACCCGAATCTCCTAACCCTTTCCTCATTCACATTATCAAATTCCTAACTGTCTTGAGAACCTGCGCTCATGTCACTGCACATACTTGTTTGACTGCTCCTAATCTTGCTGCATCACTTTTAGCAGCTTGTCTCATTCCATCTCTTAATCAATGCGTAAATCCCACtgcag GTACCCCACCTATTATTGGCCCATCTATTGTGCCATTAAATGATCTCAGACATAAAGGGTAA
- the LOC114375443 gene encoding nodulin-44 has protein sequence MSTHQISLKLSKKMEEKILMRVIVITVFLFIGAATAEDAAAEAYESPKLKKLITDCTGHVGETCSTTTSSSGSEALMQKQDGLALCLLDSMERCLLDHQTNVGTLGDLIILPPFPPRPPVDPNIIPFPRPPNIVPFIKRRRSKLDNHQTDAGTLGRVIPLPPIRPGPPLKIIPFPGTNIVPFPKPYIPHSYNTITNLLGARRDQVQDLPLLIQTTQLRTVLGICSHVTARTCLTAPNVATSDLEACLTPSMNQCVYPPGAESGSPPI, from the exons ATGAGCACCCACCAAATTAGTCTCAAATTAAGTaagaaaatggaggagaaaATATTAATGAGAGTGATAGTAATTACCGTATTCCTATTTATAGGTGCAGCAACTGCAGAAGATGCAGCAGCTGAGGCGTATGAGTCtcctaaattaaaaaagttgatAACAGATTGCACTGGGCATGTTGGTGAAACATGCAGTACTACTACTAGTAGTAGTGGAAGTGAAGCATTAATGCAGAAGCAGGATGGGTTGGCTCTTTGCCTTTTGGATTCTATGGAGAGATGCTTGCTAGACCATCAAACAAATGTTGGAACTCTTGGAGACCTAATTATACTTCCACCCTTTCCACCAAGACCTCCAGTAGATCCTAACATAATTCCATTTCCAAGACCTCCAAACATAGTTCCATTTATAAAACGTCGTCGCTCCAAATTAGATAACCATCAAACAGATGCTGGAACTCTTGGAAGAGTAATTCCACTTCCACCGATTCGACCAGGACCGCCATTAAAAATAATTCCATTTCCAGGAACTAACATAGTTCCATTTCCAAAACCTTACATTCCTCATTCATACAATACAATTACGAACCTTCTTGGCGCACGACGTGATCAAGTTCAAGATTTGCCACTCCTCATTCAGACTACACAATTACGAACCGTCTTGGGAATCTGTAGTCATGTCACTGCACGAACTTGTCTCACTGCTCCAAATGTTGCTACATCAGATTTAGAGGCTTGTCTCACTCCTTCCATGAATCAATGCGTCTATCCTCCTGGAGCTGAATCTG GTAGCCCGCCAATATAA